From the genome of Cytobacillus firmus, one region includes:
- a CDS encoding M20 family metallopeptidase — MNDIQFLQHLLQIDSSNPPGNEHLVTEAFINRCKQNGLPFKVTMLDATRSNFEVTLPGKSGKQLFLCGHMDTVSPGTGEWVYSPFSGEIANGRIYGRGASDMKSGLAAMFLALEQLYLSNTDLPADVTFLATAGEEVDSCGARTFLKENDGRKIDALVIAEPTNEKIVIGHKGALWLEITAYGKTSHGSMPEQGINAVDHMLKIIRVLDEMKIEWKTEKKPLGQSSLAVTMIEGGVQTNVIPDKCSIRADIRTVPPQSHSLFINKLKSKLDVLLDQGEIYKYSIETLLDRPSILTDPARDIIQIAQMVKDESEADHYGVSYYTDGAVLNPRSEIPTLIYGPGDEKLAHKPNEWVSLAAYQRSIQFYRQLIMSYGKLEPSEVSPIRGGGRN, encoded by the coding sequence ATGAATGATATTCAGTTTCTTCAGCATCTGCTCCAGATTGACAGCTCCAATCCGCCCGGAAACGAGCATTTAGTGACTGAAGCCTTTATTAACAGATGCAAGCAAAATGGTCTGCCGTTTAAAGTGACCATGCTTGATGCGACCCGAAGCAATTTTGAAGTTACGCTTCCAGGAAAAAGCGGTAAACAGCTATTCTTATGCGGGCATATGGATACAGTTTCACCTGGAACAGGAGAATGGGTTTACTCCCCTTTTTCAGGAGAAATCGCAAATGGCCGGATTTATGGCAGAGGAGCTTCTGATATGAAGAGCGGCCTTGCAGCAATGTTCCTGGCTTTGGAGCAGCTGTATCTCTCCAATACTGATCTGCCTGCAGACGTTACCTTTCTGGCAACAGCCGGGGAAGAAGTCGACAGCTGCGGTGCCAGGACTTTTTTAAAAGAAAACGATGGCCGAAAAATTGATGCACTTGTCATTGCCGAACCGACAAATGAAAAAATTGTGATTGGCCATAAGGGAGCCCTTTGGCTTGAGATCACAGCTTATGGGAAAACCTCTCACGGTTCCATGCCGGAACAGGGAATCAATGCAGTAGATCATATGCTGAAAATAATCCGGGTATTGGATGAAATGAAAATTGAATGGAAGACAGAAAAGAAGCCCCTCGGACAAAGCAGCCTGGCTGTTACTATGATTGAAGGCGGAGTGCAGACCAATGTCATTCCAGATAAATGCAGCATCAGAGCAGATATTAGAACAGTTCCCCCTCAATCCCATTCCCTTTTTATAAACAAGCTAAAATCCAAACTCGATGTTCTCTTGGATCAGGGAGAAATTTATAAATACAGTATTGAGACCCTTCTTGACCGTCCATCTATTTTAACTGATCCTGCCCGGGACATTATTCAAATTGCGCAGATGGTAAAGGACGAATCGGAAGCGGACCATTACGGGGTGTCCTACTATACAGATGGTGCCGTACTTAATCCAAGAAGTGAAATTCCTACCTTGATTTATGGCCCAGGTGATGAAAAGCTGGCGCATAAGCCAAATGAGTGGGTTAGTCTGGCGGCATATCAGCGCTCCATTCAATTTTACAGACAGCTTATTATGTCATATGGGAAGCTGGAGCCGTCAGAAGTCAGTCCAATACGAGGGGGAGGAAGAAATTGA
- a CDS encoding adenine deaminase yields MDAKNIKKAVQYRKLIDVLLDSSQYADVVLKGGYFINVITREIYEADVAMKGEYILMAGDAKDLIGPKTIVENIQGKFVCPGFIDSHMHFESAMLTCTEFSKLSIPTGTTTLIGDPHEIGNVLGVHGMQAMIEEAKTLPNRVLFTVPCAVPDAPGLETSGFDVTSKDMKELLADPYVQGIGEIQSFSNIGPVYEHAPELIDDLVAAVSYANSIGKTVEGNAPGLFGKELAAHIISGGNHVSCHETTTKEETVEKLRNGVSVFMREGSSQRNMADCIRAITEDGLDSRRAILVSDDMVPADLLNYGHMNDIVRRTIAVGIDPVEAIQMATINPATHFGFKDVGVIAPGKRADVVVISDLNNMTIDQVYLAGKKAAEKGELTIDIAPYIYPESVKKSVKRKPVTVKEIAIEAPGSRAKVRAIEAIPFQNLTGGSEYTLNVKEGIVQPCLKQDVLPLLVVERHGRTGKIGKTFLHGFDLKSGAIAESVAHDTHNIIVTGTNYVDMAMAVNRVIAMDGGIAMIKDSKVVGDLPLRIGGLMTDELTGKEMSEKVDELSQLAKEVLGCGMEVPFMHLSFWSLVTSPKWKITDMGLIDVDKFEVIPTIIN; encoded by the coding sequence ATGGATGCAAAAAATATCAAAAAGGCAGTGCAGTACCGCAAGCTTATTGATGTTTTGCTTGATTCCAGCCAGTATGCCGATGTAGTTCTGAAAGGGGGATACTTTATTAATGTAATCACCCGTGAGATCTATGAAGCGGACGTTGCGATGAAAGGCGAATATATATTAATGGCAGGGGACGCAAAAGACTTAATTGGGCCAAAAACGATAGTTGAAAACATTCAGGGGAAATTCGTTTGTCCAGGGTTCATTGATTCTCATATGCATTTTGAGAGTGCGATGCTGACTTGTACGGAATTCTCCAAGCTTTCCATTCCGACAGGAACCACCACGCTGATAGGTGATCCGCATGAAATAGGGAACGTCCTGGGTGTTCACGGAATGCAGGCAATGATTGAAGAAGCTAAGACACTTCCAAACCGGGTATTATTCACGGTACCTTGTGCTGTGCCTGATGCTCCCGGTCTTGAAACATCCGGCTTTGATGTGACATCAAAGGATATGAAAGAGCTCCTGGCAGACCCATATGTGCAGGGAATTGGGGAGATTCAAAGCTTCAGCAATATAGGTCCCGTGTATGAGCATGCACCGGAATTAATAGACGATCTTGTTGCCGCAGTTTCATATGCAAACAGCATAGGAAAAACCGTTGAAGGGAACGCCCCAGGATTGTTTGGCAAAGAGCTTGCCGCCCATATTATCAGCGGAGGTAACCATGTGTCCTGCCATGAAACTACAACGAAAGAAGAAACAGTCGAAAAGCTGCGCAATGGGGTAAGTGTGTTCATGCGTGAAGGCTCTTCCCAAAGGAATATGGCCGACTGTATTCGTGCCATAACAGAGGATGGGCTGGATTCCCGCCGTGCAATCCTCGTATCAGATGATATGGTGCCTGCTGATCTATTAAATTACGGACATATGAATGATATCGTCCGCCGAACCATTGCAGTGGGGATTGATCCAGTGGAAGCCATCCAAATGGCGACCATTAATCCTGCCACCCACTTTGGCTTTAAGGATGTGGGGGTTATTGCACCAGGCAAAAGAGCAGATGTCGTTGTGATCAGTGATCTGAACAATATGACAATTGATCAGGTATACCTGGCAGGTAAAAAAGCAGCTGAAAAAGGCGAATTAACTATAGATATTGCTCCTTACATATATCCGGAAAGTGTGAAAAAGTCAGTGAAGCGGAAGCCTGTAACAGTGAAGGAAATCGCCATTGAAGCTCCAGGCAGCCGTGCAAAAGTAAGGGCAATTGAAGCGATACCTTTCCAGAACTTAACCGGCGGAAGCGAATATACGCTGAATGTCAAAGAAGGCATTGTGCAGCCATGCCTAAAGCAGGATGTTCTGCCTCTGCTGGTTGTTGAGCGCCACGGCAGAACCGGAAAAATCGGCAAGACGTTTCTTCATGGCTTTGATTTGAAAAGCGGAGCCATAGCAGAAAGTGTAGCCCATGATACACACAATATCATTGTTACAGGAACTAACTACGTAGACATGGCCATGGCGGTTAACCGTGTCATTGCCATGGATGGCGGAATAGCGATGATAAAGGATAGCAAAGTAGTAGGTGATCTTCCTCTCCGGATTGGCGGTTTAATGACAGATGAATTAACTGGAAAAGAAATGAGTGAAAAGGTCGACGAATTATCGCAGCTTGCCAAAGAAGTTCTGGGCTGCGGTATGGAAGTTCCCTTTATGCATTTATCATTCTGGTCATTGGTAACAAGCCCCAAATGGAAAATTACAGATATGGGGCTTATTGATGTAGATAAGTTTGAGGTCATTCCGACCATTATTAATTGA
- a CDS encoding DUF1989 domain-containing protein, with protein MKEVFNRGKIRDEIIIPPYEGRSALIHKGEELIIIDMEGKQVGDFVCFNYEDPEEHVSPVHMRASLSSIRLKTGDWLYSNRRRPLMQLLEDTVGKHDFFFPACDYYRYKVDFDKEDHPNCHDNIADALKKYNIHPAVIPDPINIFMNNVLDDAGDYVIAEPLSKPGDYIRLKALCDVVIACTTCSQDMAPVNGFKVTPIKMQIMEADS; from the coding sequence ATGAAAGAGGTTTTTAACAGAGGCAAGATCCGGGACGAAATTATTATCCCGCCGTATGAAGGAAGAAGCGCACTGATTCACAAAGGGGAAGAGCTGATTATTATTGATATGGAAGGAAAACAGGTTGGGGACTTTGTCTGTTTTAACTATGAAGATCCCGAGGAACATGTTTCACCTGTCCATATGCGGGCTTCACTAAGCAGCATACGGCTTAAAACGGGAGACTGGCTATACAGCAACCGCCGCCGTCCGCTAATGCAGCTTTTGGAAGATACTGTTGGAAAACATGATTTCTTCTTTCCGGCATGTGATTATTACCGCTACAAAGTTGATTTCGACAAAGAGGACCATCCTAATTGCCATGATAATATTGCGGATGCATTGAAAAAGTATAATATTCATCCTGCTGTTATTCCGGATCCTATTAATATCTTTATGAATAATGTTCTTGATGATGCCGGGGATTATGTCATTGCCGAACCCCTTTCCAAGCCTGGCGATTACATAAGGCTGAAAGCGTTGTGTGATGTTGTCATTGCCTGTACAACATGTTCACAGGACATGGCGCCTGTTAATGGGTTTAAGGTGACCCCTATTAAAATGCAAATTATGGAGGCGGATTCATGA
- a CDS encoding CoA-binding protein: MAIENPSRDEIGVLLKKSKRIAVVGLSGNPDRTSYMVSEAMQKAGYEIIPVNPSVDEVLGVKAVPSLKDIEGHVDIVNIFRRSEFLPEIAREFAEIDADIFWAQLGVANQEAYDFLKEKRYTVIMDRCIKVEHALTK; the protein is encoded by the coding sequence ATGGCTATTGAAAACCCGAGCAGGGACGAAATCGGTGTCCTTTTAAAAAAGTCGAAGCGGATTGCTGTTGTAGGATTAAGCGGAAATCCTGATCGTACATCCTATATGGTATCAGAGGCGATGCAAAAAGCCGGCTATGAAATCATTCCGGTTAATCCGTCGGTTGATGAAGTACTTGGTGTAAAGGCAGTGCCCAGCCTTAAAGACATCGAGGGGCATGTAGATATCGTTAATATTTTCAGGCGATCTGAGTTTCTTCCGGAAATTGCACGGGAATTTGCTGAAATAGATGCTGATATCTTCTGGGCTCAGCTCGGAGTGGCAAACCAGGAAGCATACGATTTTCTTAAAGAAAAACGGTACACTGTCATCATGGACCGCTGCATTAAAGTTGAGCATGCTCTGACAAAGTAA
- a CDS encoding 5'-deoxyadenosine deaminase: MSSILIKNAEIITMNAAEEIIFGDLYIVDDRIADIGQNLTHKADKVIDATGKTVIPGFIQTHIHLCQTLFRGQADDLELLDWLKQKIWPLEASHDEESIYYSAMLGIGELLQSGTTTVVDMETVNHTEYAFQAIAESGIRALAGKVMMDKGDEVPVPLRENTSKSIQQSVDLLERWHNRENGRIQYAFCPRFVVSCTEELLTNVRDLSAQYNVRVHTHASENASEILLVERELGMRNVVYLDSIGLANERLILAHCVWLNEEEKRIIKERGVKVSHCPGSNLKLASGVAEIPSLLDQQAFVSLGADGAPCNNNLDMFNEMRLAAIIQKPVHGPTAMNARTVFRMATIGGAKAVGMEQEIGSLEPGKKADLAILNLNDFHIYPSFDIDTISRIVYSATRADVESTIVNGKMVMENRKLNTVDKEMVLNEANTSIKRLLKRLETAVY; this comes from the coding sequence TTGAGCAGTATTCTGATAAAAAACGCTGAAATTATTACAATGAATGCAGCTGAAGAAATCATTTTCGGGGATTTATATATTGTAGATGACCGCATTGCCGACATTGGACAGAATTTAACACATAAAGCGGATAAAGTAATCGATGCCACTGGAAAGACGGTCATTCCAGGATTTATTCAGACACATATCCATCTGTGCCAGACATTATTCCGCGGGCAGGCTGATGATTTGGAGCTTCTTGATTGGCTGAAGCAGAAGATCTGGCCGCTTGAGGCATCACATGATGAAGAGTCTATCTATTATTCTGCTATGCTCGGAATTGGCGAATTGCTCCAGAGCGGAACAACAACTGTAGTGGACATGGAAACCGTTAATCATACGGAATATGCCTTTCAGGCCATTGCCGAAAGCGGCATTCGGGCACTTGCCGGAAAGGTCATGATGGATAAAGGGGATGAGGTCCCTGTTCCGTTAAGAGAAAATACCTCTAAATCCATCCAGCAAAGCGTGGATCTCCTTGAAAGATGGCATAATCGTGAAAACGGTCGCATACAATATGCCTTCTGTCCCCGATTTGTCGTTTCCTGCACAGAGGAATTGCTGACAAATGTCAGGGATCTCTCAGCACAGTACAACGTAAGGGTCCATACTCATGCATCCGAAAATGCCAGTGAAATTCTCCTTGTTGAAAGAGAGCTTGGCATGCGGAATGTAGTCTATCTGGACAGCATTGGCCTTGCCAATGAAAGGCTGATACTTGCCCATTGTGTTTGGCTTAATGAAGAAGAAAAAAGAATCATTAAAGAACGGGGCGTAAAGGTCAGCCATTGTCCGGGATCCAATCTAAAACTGGCATCAGGTGTGGCAGAGATTCCATCATTACTGGATCAGCAGGCATTTGTCAGCCTTGGTGCTGATGGGGCTCCCTGCAATAACAACCTGGATATGTTTAATGAAATGAGATTGGCTGCAATCATTCAGAAGCCTGTGCACGGCCCAACTGCAATGAATGCAAGAACCGTCTTCCGAATGGCGACAATCGGCGGAGCGAAGGCAGTTGGAATGGAACAGGAAATCGGAAGTCTGGAGCCCGGAAAGAAAGCAGACCTTGCTATCCTTAATCTGAATGATTTTCATATATATCCGTCATTTGATATCGATACTATCTCAAGGATAGTCTATTCAGCCACTCGTGCAGATGTTGAATCCACCATTGTGAACGGCAAAATGGTGATGGAAAATCGGAAGCTGAACACAGTCGATAAAGAAATGGTTTTAAATGAAGCGAACACCAGCATAAAGAGGCTGCTCAAAAGATTAGAGACAGCAGTTTATTAA
- the parE gene encoding DNA topoisomerase IV subunit B gives MARNQEAFDYNDDAIQVLEGLEAVRKRPGMYIGSTDARGLHHLVYEIVDNAVDEALAGYGDHIIVRIHKDNSISVQDKGRGMPTGMHRMGKPTPEVILTVLHAGGKFGQGGYKTSGGLHGVGASVVNALSEWLVVKIKRDGFVYEQRFELGGKPVTTLEKTGKTNQSGTTIHFKPDPSIFSTTTYNYETLCERLRESAFLLKGMKIEIIDERSDFHDVFHYENGIEAFVEYLNEEKDVLHPVVSFEGESNAIEVDFAFQFNDGYSENVLSFVNNVRTKDGGTHEAGSKTAMTRAFNEYARKVNLLKEKDKNLDGADLREGFTAIISVRVPEELLQFEGQTKGKLGTSEARSAVDSVVSEHLSYFLEENPETSSLLIKKAIKAFQAREAARKAREEARSGKKRKKSEAMLSGKLTPAQSRNPQRNELYLVEGDSAGGSAKQGRDRRFQAVLPLRGKVINTEKAKLADIFKNEEINTIIHAVGAGVGADFNLDDVNYDKVIIMTDADTDGAHIQVLLLTFFYRYMKPLLEAGKVFIALPPLYKVSRGSGKKEVIEYAWSDDDLQDTIKKVGKGYMLQRYKGLGEMNADQLWETTMDPESRTLIRVKIDDAARAERRVTTLMGDKVEPRRKWIESNVAFGLEEDGSILENENISVLEEEGVDS, from the coding sequence GTGGCAAGAAATCAGGAAGCTTTTGACTACAATGATGATGCCATACAGGTACTCGAAGGGCTGGAAGCGGTTAGAAAACGCCCTGGGATGTACATTGGAAGTACGGATGCAAGGGGTTTGCACCATCTTGTATATGAGATTGTCGATAATGCTGTCGATGAAGCACTGGCAGGTTACGGGGATCATATCATTGTCAGAATACATAAAGATAATTCTATTAGTGTACAAGATAAAGGACGCGGAATGCCTACAGGTATGCATAGAATGGGCAAGCCGACTCCAGAAGTCATATTAACTGTCCTTCATGCAGGGGGAAAGTTTGGCCAGGGAGGCTATAAGACGAGCGGCGGGCTTCATGGTGTTGGTGCATCTGTCGTCAACGCCCTTTCCGAATGGCTTGTGGTTAAAATTAAACGTGACGGCTTTGTATATGAACAGCGTTTCGAGCTGGGCGGCAAGCCGGTGACCACATTGGAAAAGACCGGCAAAACAAATCAATCAGGGACTACCATTCATTTTAAGCCGGATCCGTCGATTTTCTCGACAACCACATATAATTACGAAACGCTCTGTGAGCGTCTTCGTGAATCTGCTTTCCTTCTTAAAGGAATGAAAATAGAAATCATAGATGAGCGTAGTGATTTTCATGACGTTTTTCACTATGAAAACGGCATAGAAGCATTTGTAGAATATTTAAATGAAGAAAAGGATGTTCTGCACCCTGTCGTAAGCTTTGAAGGCGAAAGCAATGCAATTGAAGTGGATTTTGCTTTTCAATTCAATGATGGCTACTCAGAAAATGTTCTTTCATTCGTCAACAACGTCCGCACAAAGGACGGCGGTACGCATGAGGCTGGAAGCAAAACTGCGATGACAAGGGCTTTTAATGAATATGCCCGCAAAGTGAATCTTCTGAAGGAAAAAGATAAAAACCTGGATGGAGCGGATCTGCGTGAAGGATTCACGGCGATCATATCTGTTCGTGTTCCTGAGGAGCTTCTGCAGTTTGAGGGTCAGACGAAAGGCAAGCTGGGGACCAGTGAAGCACGTTCTGCTGTTGATTCAGTTGTTTCCGAGCATTTATCTTATTTCCTTGAAGAAAACCCTGAGACAAGCTCTCTGTTAATTAAAAAGGCGATAAAAGCTTTCCAGGCGAGAGAAGCGGCCCGCAAAGCACGTGAGGAAGCAAGAAGCGGGAAAAAGAGGAAAAAATCGGAAGCGATGCTTTCGGGAAAACTGACTCCGGCCCAATCGCGGAACCCTCAAAGAAACGAATTATATCTGGTTGAGGGTGATTCCGCCGGTGGGTCTGCCAAACAGGGACGGGACAGGCGTTTTCAGGCTGTGCTTCCGCTTAGAGGTAAAGTAATCAATACAGAAAAAGCAAAGCTTGCGGATATCTTTAAAAATGAAGAAATCAATACCATTATCCATGCCGTTGGGGCAGGTGTAGGCGCGGATTTTAATCTGGATGATGTCAACTATGATAAGGTAATCATCATGACAGATGCCGACACTGATGGAGCGCATATCCAGGTGCTCCTGCTCACGTTCTTTTACAGGTATATGAAACCGCTGCTTGAAGCGGGAAAGGTATTCATTGCGCTGCCTCCTTTATATAAAGTCAGCAGGGGGTCAGGCAAAAAAGAAGTGATTGAGTATGCATGGAGTGATGATGATCTTCAGGATACCATTAAAAAAGTGGGTAAAGGCTATATGCTTCAGCGCTATAAAGGGCTTGGAGAAATGAACGCCGACCAGTTGTGGGAGACAACTATGGATCCGGAGTCGCGCACAT
- a CDS encoding GNAT family N-acetyltransferase codes for MKVEVLDHANLMQAAEFIAKMNILPECHIGYLGTSQNDIFQSLEEMNRDAESAAFIVREGDALAGFLGADADLNKGTAELWGPFGQENELMGLLWEKALHFFEGKLHTYFLFADTANHDAAEFASKNGFMLQSAQTYMELIDNSFNGLRKVSLLPIHCHSAFIHLHDALFPQTYYSGKEIIERMNDNYKVYTSLDADGLNGYLYAEYNREEKEGSIEFIGVYPCKRKNGIGRNLLEMAVHDLFVNSGANSIKLCAGTANEKALSIYKKAGFTIERSLNFYKFDIRE; via the coding sequence GTGAAAGTGGAAGTTTTAGATCATGCAAATCTTATGCAGGCAGCTGAGTTTATTGCAAAAATGAACATCTTGCCAGAGTGTCATATAGGTTATTTGGGGACCAGTCAAAACGATATTTTTCAAAGTCTGGAAGAAATGAATCGTGATGCCGAGTCAGCTGCGTTCATTGTCCGGGAGGGTGATGCTCTTGCTGGTTTTCTGGGTGCAGATGCCGATCTTAATAAAGGGACAGCTGAGTTATGGGGACCTTTTGGACAGGAAAATGAGCTTATGGGACTACTATGGGAAAAAGCACTCCATTTTTTTGAAGGAAAGCTGCATACATATTTTTTATTTGCTGATACAGCCAACCATGATGCTGCAGAATTTGCATCAAAAAACGGATTCATGCTGCAATCGGCTCAAACATACATGGAACTGATAGATAATTCATTCAATGGTTTAAGAAAGGTTAGTTTATTGCCGATTCACTGTCATAGTGCATTTATTCATTTGCATGATGCCTTATTTCCTCAAACATATTATTCAGGAAAAGAGATTATCGAAAGAATGAATGATAATTACAAAGTCTATACATCTCTTGATGCTGACGGATTAAATGGCTATTTATATGCAGAATACAATCGTGAAGAAAAAGAAGGAAGCATTGAATTTATTGGTGTGTACCCCTGTAAGCGCAAGAATGGAATTGGACGGAATCTGCTGGAAATGGCGGTTCATGATCTTTTTGTGAATAGTGGAGCCAATAGCATTAAGCTTTGTGCAGGGACAGCAAACGAGAAAGCGCTGTCTATTTATAAAAAAGCAGGGTTTACAATTGAGAGGTCATTGAATTTTTATAAATTCGATATCCGGGAATAA
- a CDS encoding cyclase family protein, whose amino-acid sequence MGVKLVDLTQEIYQGMPVFPLHQKTMIFPNISHEESEKQIGFMFATNNLLINEHGPTHSDATYEYDPNGQYIDEMPLEYFYGPAVCLDVSHIQPHQYITDRDLEDALRKSQQFIEKGDIVLLYTGHYNRSYGTDKWLTTYTGLDYQAAKWLADKGAVNIGIDAPAIDHPDDPKYSGHLICREYGITNTENLCNLDQIAGMRFLYFGLPLRIRKGTGSPIRAVAVFIE is encoded by the coding sequence ATGGGAGTTAAGCTTGTCGACTTAACACAGGAAATTTATCAGGGGATGCCTGTTTTTCCCCTTCATCAGAAAACAATGATCTTCCCGAATATCTCCCACGAAGAAAGTGAAAAGCAAATTGGATTTATGTTTGCTACTAATAATCTATTAATCAATGAACATGGTCCAACTCATAGTGATGCAACTTATGAGTATGATCCTAACGGCCAATACATCGATGAAATGCCGCTTGAGTATTTTTACGGGCCGGCAGTTTGCCTTGATGTATCCCACATCCAGCCTCATCAATATATAACAGACCGTGATCTCGAGGATGCACTGAGGAAATCACAGCAGTTTATTGAAAAAGGAGATATCGTCCTCCTCTATACAGGCCATTACAATCGGTCTTATGGTACCGACAAATGGCTCACCACTTATACCGGCCTGGATTATCAGGCAGCAAAATGGCTGGCTGATAAAGGTGCAGTCAATATAGGCATTGATGCCCCGGCCATTGACCATCCGGATGATCCAAAGTACTCCGGACATCTTATTTGCCGTGAATACGGAATAACCAATACTGAAAATCTTTGCAATCTCGACCAGATCGCAGGCATGCGATTTCTATATTTCGGACTCCCTCTCAGAATTCGGAAAGGAACGGGATCTCCGATTCGTGCGGTTGCAGTTTTCATTGAATAA